One genomic region from Rhizomicrobium palustre encodes:
- a CDS encoding aspartyl/asparaginyl beta-hydroxylase domain-containing protein — MSASGGGDPRIFNIRQAALGAAAAGRLDEAARLWDQLLRLFPNHPEALHFMAQRALQKGDAKTARGLLETAVRAAPRDPVLHLALAYACRVLGDDGAEMEALTGALIADPYCYPALLAKAAAFSRHGLKRQAARLYKDALAIVPPDERLSPQLREEVAVARAAVRANMESLDSFLANRLGALNERFSAAQTARVLEAKEAMIGRTRIYASEASLYRVPGLPAVPFFDRSFFPWMEALEAQTDIIRDELVALLDTRGDDFAPYLNYPAGAPLEQWKELNRSPRWTTLYLFKDGAPVEEHCALCPLTAAALDQVPLAVIPGAEPTAMFSALEPHTTIPAHTGITNARAVVHLPLILPGDCRFRVGNETRPWKMGEAWAFDDSIEHEAVNGSGERRVILIFNVWNPYLSEVERDYAAALISGYYAYLAEEGA; from the coding sequence TTGTCTGCATCGGGCGGTGGGGACCCGCGTATTTTCAATATCCGGCAAGCGGCTTTGGGGGCGGCTGCCGCGGGCAGGCTGGACGAAGCTGCGCGGCTTTGGGATCAGCTTTTACGCCTGTTTCCTAATCATCCCGAAGCCCTGCATTTCATGGCCCAGCGCGCGCTGCAAAAGGGCGACGCCAAAACTGCGCGGGGTTTGCTGGAAACTGCGGTGCGAGCCGCGCCGCGCGATCCGGTACTGCATCTCGCCTTGGCCTATGCCTGCCGCGTCCTTGGCGATGATGGGGCGGAGATGGAGGCGCTCACCGGCGCGCTGATCGCCGATCCTTATTGCTATCCCGCGCTGCTCGCCAAAGCTGCCGCCTTTTCCCGCCATGGGCTGAAGCGCCAAGCCGCGCGGCTTTACAAGGATGCGCTTGCCATTGTGCCGCCCGACGAACGGCTCTCGCCGCAACTGCGCGAAGAGGTGGCTGTGGCGCGCGCCGCCGTACGCGCGAATATGGAGTCGCTGGATAGCTTTCTCGCTAACCGTCTGGGCGCGCTGAACGAACGCTTCAGCGCCGCGCAAACCGCCCGCGTGCTCGAGGCGAAAGAGGCCATGATCGGGCGGACGCGCATTTATGCCTCGGAAGCGAGCCTCTACCGCGTGCCGGGGCTGCCCGCAGTGCCCTTCTTTGATCGTAGCTTCTTTCCGTGGATGGAGGCGCTGGAGGCGCAGACCGACATTATCCGTGACGAGCTCGTGGCGCTTCTGGATACGCGCGGTGACGACTTCGCGCCCTACCTCAATTACCCCGCCGGCGCGCCGCTGGAGCAATGGAAAGAGCTCAACCGCTCCCCTCGCTGGACCACCCTTTACCTCTTCAAGGATGGAGCGCCCGTGGAGGAGCATTGCGCGTTGTGCCCGCTGACCGCTGCCGCGCTGGACCAGGTGCCGCTCGCCGTCATCCCAGGTGCCGAGCCCACCGCGATGTTTTCCGCGCTGGAGCCGCACACCACCATCCCGGCCCACACCGGCATCACCAATGCGCGCGCGGTGGTGCATCTGCCATTGATCCTGCCGGGCGACTGCCGCTTCCGTGTGGGGAATGAAACCCGCCCCTGGAAAATGGGCGAGGCCTGGGCATTCGACGACAGTATTGAGCATGAGGCCGTCAACGGCTCGGGCGAACGCCGCGTCATCCTCATTTTCAACGTGTGGAATCCCTATCTCTCTGAGGTCGAGCGCGACTACGCGGCAGCGTTGATTTCGGGATACTACGCCTATCTGGCGGAGGAGGGGGCCTAG
- a CDS encoding SPFH domain-containing protein — protein MGKEITASGASGARRVFSAKNTPLLLLALLLPAIGLGACGRAAPDSGQEAVLIRKPWVFGHGGIEAEPVKTGLTYTAITTQVVYISVMPQLMREHFADIMTSDGVPLSFDGYVQLRVIDSVKLVDKFGGALDDVADAHAEGGRLPAWYAYNLQGPIRNTIRMAVKKYGLNEIAIAYTADEKIEHEVKLAIAAYIAKRGMPVELVDFNLGKTNPPDAIRDQRVRTAAEQQRQITEKQTQLAEEARKGAELARADADNAYREKMQLTPEQFIRLQQIDMQRQVCNGGKCTFIIGGNVTPVVPVK, from the coding sequence ATGGGCAAAGAAATCACGGCATCCGGCGCAAGCGGTGCGCGCCGCGTCTTTTCCGCGAAAAATACGCCGCTCTTGCTGCTGGCCTTGCTTCTTCCGGCGATAGGTCTGGGGGCTTGCGGGCGGGCGGCGCCGGATTCGGGGCAAGAGGCGGTGTTGATCCGCAAGCCTTGGGTCTTCGGCCATGGCGGCATCGAGGCCGAGCCGGTCAAGACTGGGCTCACCTACACCGCTATCACCACCCAGGTGGTTTATATTTCGGTGATGCCCCAACTGATGCGCGAGCACTTCGCCGACATCATGACCTCGGATGGGGTTCCACTTAGCTTCGATGGCTATGTGCAGCTACGCGTCATCGATAGCGTCAAGCTGGTCGACAAATTCGGCGGCGCGCTCGACGATGTTGCCGATGCGCATGCCGAAGGCGGGCGGCTCCCGGCGTGGTATGCCTATAATTTGCAAGGCCCGATCCGCAACACTATCCGCATGGCGGTGAAGAAATACGGCCTCAACGAGATCGCCATCGCCTATACCGCCGATGAGAAGATCGAGCATGAGGTCAAGCTCGCCATCGCCGCCTATATTGCCAAGCGCGGCATGCCGGTGGAGCTGGTGGATTTCAACCTCGGCAAAACCAATCCGCCAGATGCCATTCGCGATCAGCGCGTGCGCACCGCCGCCGAACAGCAGCGCCAGATTACAGAAAAGCAGACCCAGCTCGCCGAAGAGGCCCGCAAAGGCGCGGAACTCGCACGCGCTGATGCCGATAATGCCTATCGCGAAAAGATGCAGCTCACGCCCGAACAATTCATCCGCCTGCAGCAGATCGACATGCAGCGGCAGGTCTGCAACGGCGGCAAATGCACCTTTATTATCGGCGGCAATGTTACGCCGGTGGTTCCGGTGAAATAA
- the poxB gene encoding ubiquinone-dependent pyruvate dehydrogenase, with the protein MAESIAYYIARHLSAAGVERIWGVTGDSLNGLSDSLHRQQKIRWMGTRHEEVAAFAAGAEAHLTGKLAVCAGSCGPGNLHLINGLYDCNRSHVPVLAIAAHIPSAEIGSGYFQETHPQELFRECSVYCELISNPEQMPRVLEIAMRTAILKKGVAVIVLPGDVALKDMPGEIEVRWNTPEPGITLPPTQDLDALAAMLNASSKTTLLCGAGCAGAHDEVLRLAETLKAPIVHALRGKEHVEWDNPHDVGMTGLIGFSSGYHAMEAADTLLILGSAFPYRAFYPGKAKIAQIDVRPEALGAHTQVDLGIIGDVKATIEALLPKLKAKDDSRFIATALDHYTKARKDLDDLATEKSEIGQIHPQYLAKLISEKASEDAIFTCDVGTPTVWAARYLKMNGKRRLIGSFNHGSMANAMCQAIGAQAVAPDRQVIAMCGDGGFAMLMGDILSLRQLDLPVKIVIFHNRSLGFVAMEMKAGGYISDDTDLNSPDFTKVAEAIGIKALRVEDAKLLPAALDEALAHPGPVLVDVMTAKQELAIPPQITLEQAKGFSLYMMRAIINGKGNELVELAKTNWR; encoded by the coding sequence ATGGCCGAAAGCATTGCTTATTATATCGCCCGTCATCTTTCTGCGGCGGGTGTCGAACGCATTTGGGGCGTTACGGGCGACTCTCTGAACGGACTTTCCGACAGCCTGCACCGCCAGCAGAAAATCCGCTGGATGGGCACGCGGCATGAGGAAGTGGCTGCCTTCGCTGCGGGCGCCGAGGCGCATTTGACGGGCAAGCTCGCAGTCTGCGCGGGTTCCTGCGGGCCGGGCAATCTGCATCTCATCAACGGGCTTTACGATTGCAATCGCAGCCATGTGCCGGTGCTGGCGATAGCCGCTCACATTCCTTCGGCGGAAATCGGCTCGGGGTATTTCCAGGAAACCCATCCGCAAGAGCTGTTTCGCGAATGCAGCGTCTATTGCGAGCTGATTTCCAACCCGGAACAGATGCCGCGCGTCCTGGAAATCGCCATGCGTACCGCCATCCTGAAAAAAGGCGTCGCGGTGATCGTGCTGCCCGGCGACGTCGCGCTGAAAGACATGCCGGGCGAGATCGAAGTGCGCTGGAATACGCCCGAGCCGGGCATCACCCTGCCTCCAACACAAGATCTCGACGCGCTGGCGGCGATGCTGAACGCCTCGAGCAAGACCACGCTTCTCTGCGGTGCGGGCTGCGCAGGCGCGCATGACGAGGTGCTGCGCCTTGCTGAAACCTTGAAGGCCCCTATCGTGCATGCGCTGCGCGGCAAGGAACATGTCGAATGGGATAACCCCCATGATGTCGGCATGACCGGGCTGATCGGATTTTCTTCCGGCTATCACGCCATGGAAGCTGCCGACACACTTCTTATATTGGGCTCGGCCTTTCCTTATCGCGCCTTTTATCCCGGCAAGGCCAAGATCGCGCAGATCGATGTGCGGCCGGAAGCTTTGGGTGCGCATACCCAGGTCGATCTCGGCATCATCGGCGATGTGAAAGCGACGATCGAAGCGCTTCTGCCCAAGCTGAAAGCCAAAGACGACAGCCGCTTCATTGCCACCGCTCTGGACCACTATACCAAGGCGCGCAAAGACCTCGACGACCTCGCCACGGAGAAAAGCGAGATCGGGCAGATTCATCCGCAATATCTGGCAAAGCTGATCAGCGAGAAAGCCAGCGAGGATGCCATCTTTACCTGCGATGTCGGCACCCCGACGGTGTGGGCGGCGCGCTATCTGAAAATGAACGGCAAGCGGCGGCTGATCGGCTCGTTCAATCACGGCTCGATGGCCAATGCCATGTGCCAAGCCATCGGCGCGCAAGCTGTCGCACCGGACCGCCAAGTCATCGCGATGTGCGGCGATGGCGGTTTTGCCATGCTGATGGGCGATATCCTATCGCTGCGCCAGCTCGATCTGCCGGTGAAGATCGTCATCTTCCACAATCGTAGCCTTGGCTTCGTGGCGATGGAAATGAAGGCGGGCGGCTATATCTCCGACGATACCGACCTCAACAGTCCAGACTTCACCAAAGTGGCCGAGGCTATCGGCATCAAGGCGCTGCGCGTGGAAGATGCGAAACTTCTGCCCGCCGCGCTCGACGAGGCCCTCGCCCATCCGGGGCCGGTCCTGGTCGATGTCATGACCGCGAAACAGGAACTCGCCATTCCGCCGCAGATCACCCTGGAACAAGCCAAAGGCTTCAGCCTCTACATGATGCGCGCGATCATCAACGGCAAAGGCAACGAGCTGGTCGAACTCGCCAAAACCAACTGGCGGTGA
- a CDS encoding SemiSWEET transporter — protein MESPLISAVGLVAAFCTTLAYVPQVWRIWKTRSTADISLGMFALMNFGVALWLVYGIAIGSWPVAIANGATLVLAGAILVLKLKHG, from the coding sequence ATGGAATCGCCGTTGATTTCCGCCGTGGGGCTGGTTGCCGCCTTCTGCACCACCCTGGCCTATGTCCCGCAGGTCTGGCGGATCTGGAAAACACGCTCCACGGCCGACATTTCCCTCGGCATGTTCGCGCTGATGAATTTCGGCGTCGCCTTGTGGCTGGTCTACGGGATCGCCATCGGAAGCTGGCCGGTCGCCATCGCCAATGGGGCGACTTTGGTGTTGGCGGGGGCCATCCTGGTTTTGAAACTCAAGCACGGCTGA
- a CDS encoding rubrerythrin family protein — protein MSTKGNLKTAFAGESQANQKYLAYAEKATRDGYPVVAKLFRAVAAAEAIHARNHLKALEGIKTTLENLTDAQGGEDYEITEMYPPMIAAAEAEGDKRASRSMHYALEVEKVHYELYGTAIAAVTEGKDLGNVTAHVCPICGHTVLGDAPDNCPVCGCAGKSYIEIA, from the coding sequence ATGTCGACCAAAGGCAATCTGAAGACGGCGTTTGCGGGCGAGAGCCAAGCGAACCAGAAATATCTCGCTTACGCTGAAAAGGCGACGCGCGATGGCTATCCCGTGGTGGCCAAGCTCTTTCGCGCCGTGGCCGCGGCTGAAGCCATTCATGCCCGCAATCATCTGAAGGCGCTCGAAGGCATCAAGACGACGCTCGAAAACCTCACCGATGCGCAAGGCGGCGAGGATTACGAGATCACCGAGATGTACCCCCCGATGATCGCGGCGGCGGAAGCAGAAGGCGATAAGCGCGCTTCCCGCTCCATGCATTACGCCCTCGAAGTCGAGAAGGTGCATTACGAGCTTTATGGCACCGCCATTGCCGCGGTGACCGAAGGCAAGGACCTCGGCAATGTGACCGCGCATGTCTGCCCGATCTGCGGCCACACCGTGCTTGGCGACGCCCCCGATAACTGCCCCGTCTGCGGCTGCGCCGGCAAAAGCTATATCGAGATCGCGTAA
- a CDS encoding FAD-dependent oxidoreductase, whose protein sequence is MFPVFTASEIATLERFGEERLYRDGEYLARAGEKGDAAFVIKSGRVVVTGQGHEGPIAIHDPGSFSGEISQLSGRPFLVDAQAEGDTKVLVLNSERLRHVLVSEAELGERIMRALILRRVGLLEDGVGGPVIVGPAENGGVLRLQGFLSRNGHPHQRLDPENDASARTMLEGVPEDEWPLVICPSGDILHNPSEDQLARCIGLVRAIDPNRLYDVAIVGAGPAGLAAAVYAGSEGLSAIVLDCRSFGGQAGASARIENYLGFPTGISGMALMARAFNQAQKFGVEMAIPDEVQRLSREEDGFTLHLANDEILRARAIIIATGARYRSLGLNNLSGFDGTSVHYWASPLEAKLCSAQEVALVGAGNSAGQAAVYLAANAKKVWLLARRGLEATMSRYLIDRIAAQPNIEVLTKTEITALEGENGILQAVRWRDGDGEESRHEMRHLFLFIGADPNTDWLGASGLKLCEKGFIATDDFASDAARPLETNIPGIFAIGDVRSGSVKRVAAAVGEGAQVVAQLHSYLAAQQAVPA, encoded by the coding sequence ATGTTTCCGGTTTTTACCGCATCGGAAATCGCAACCCTGGAGCGCTTCGGCGAGGAGCGGCTTTATCGCGATGGCGAGTATCTGGCGCGCGCGGGCGAGAAAGGCGATGCGGCTTTTGTAATCAAATCCGGCCGCGTGGTGGTGACCGGACAAGGCCATGAAGGCCCTATCGCCATTCACGATCCGGGCTCTTTTTCCGGCGAAATCTCACAGCTTTCCGGGCGGCCCTTTCTGGTGGATGCCCAAGCGGAAGGCGATACCAAGGTCCTGGTGCTGAACTCCGAGAGGCTGCGCCATGTCCTGGTCAGCGAGGCCGAACTTGGCGAACGCATCATGCGCGCGCTCATCTTGCGCCGCGTAGGGTTATTGGAAGATGGCGTCGGCGGACCGGTGATCGTGGGCCCGGCAGAAAATGGCGGCGTGTTGCGGCTACAGGGATTTCTTTCGCGCAATGGCCATCCCCACCAACGCCTCGATCCCGAGAACGATGCCAGCGCGCGCACCATGCTGGAAGGCGTGCCGGAAGACGAGTGGCCGCTGGTGATCTGCCCCAGTGGCGATATCTTGCATAATCCGAGTGAAGACCAGCTCGCGCGCTGCATCGGCTTGGTGCGCGCGATCGACCCCAACCGGCTCTACGATGTCGCGATTGTGGGCGCGGGGCCAGCCGGATTGGCCGCAGCGGTGTATGCCGGTTCCGAAGGCCTATCAGCCATTGTACTGGATTGCCGATCCTTTGGCGGACAGGCAGGCGCTTCGGCGCGGATCGAGAATTATCTCGGCTTTCCCACCGGCATCTCGGGCATGGCGCTTATGGCGCGCGCCTTCAATCAGGCGCAAAAATTCGGCGTCGAAATGGCTATCCCCGACGAAGTGCAGAGGCTATCGCGCGAAGAGGACGGCTTCACCTTGCATCTTGCCAATGACGAGATCTTGCGCGCCCGCGCCATCATCATCGCCACAGGCGCACGTTATCGAAGCCTTGGCCTCAATAATTTGAGCGGCTTTGACGGCACATCGGTGCATTATTGGGCCTCGCCTTTGGAAGCCAAGCTGTGTTCGGCCCAAGAGGTCGCGCTTGTGGGGGCCGGGAACTCGGCGGGACAAGCGGCGGTCTATCTTGCCGCCAATGCCAAGAAGGTCTGGCTTTTGGCGCGGCGCGGACTTGAAGCCACCATGTCGCGTTATCTGATTGATCGCATCGCCGCCCAGCCCAATATCGAAGTCTTGACCAAGACGGAAATCACCGCGCTGGAAGGCGAGAACGGGATTTTGCAGGCCGTGCGCTGGCGCGATGGCGACGGCGAAGAAAGCCGCCACGAAATGCGCCATCTCTTTTTATTCATCGGCGCCGATCCCAATACCGATTGGCTGGGTGCTTCGGGGCTGAAGCTTTGTGAAAAAGGTTTCATTGCCACCGATGATTTTGCCAGCGATGCGGCGCGCCCGCTGGAAACCAATATTCCCGGCATCTTTGCGATTGGCGATGTCCGCTCGGGTTCCGTCAAGCGCGTTGCAGCCGCGGTGGGCGAAGGCGCGCAAGTGGTGGCGCAGCTTCATTCTTACCTCGCCGCGCAACAGGCGGTTCCCGCGTAA
- a CDS encoding LysR family transcriptional regulator, translating into MATLPDFEALAVFAKVAEFQSFVRAAGELKMSKPTVSKAVTRLEQRLGASLFNRTSRKLALTEAGQRLLARASAMLAEGEAAESEALSQSQTPRGLLRIAVPMSFGVMHVAPLLPLFFREYPEVQVDLHLSDDLVDIVGDGFDAAIRIAALPDSSLMAKRLCGMPLYLLAAPAYLKEHGRPKHPMHLSEHKALTYSYQLRQGVWQFKKKNGEVASVRPSGPLRVNNGEAMLPSILGGIGVGILPEFIAREAIAKKEVEILLPEWSLPEGAVYWLTPPGGPKPQRVTAMGDFLAKQLGKKR; encoded by the coding sequence ATGGCCACCCTGCCCGATTTCGAAGCTCTCGCTGTTTTCGCTAAAGTCGCGGAATTCCAAAGCTTTGTGCGCGCCGCCGGCGAGCTGAAAATGTCCAAACCCACGGTCTCCAAAGCGGTGACGCGGCTGGAACAGCGGCTGGGGGCGAGCCTGTTCAATCGCACCTCAAGAAAGCTTGCCCTCACCGAAGCGGGACAGCGGCTTTTGGCCCGCGCCAGCGCCATGCTGGCCGAAGGCGAAGCCGCCGAAAGCGAAGCCCTGTCGCAAAGCCAGACGCCGCGAGGGCTGCTTCGCATCGCTGTGCCGATGAGCTTTGGCGTGATGCATGTGGCGCCGCTCTTGCCCCTCTTCTTTCGTGAATATCCCGAAGTGCAGGTCGATCTGCATCTCTCCGATGATCTCGTCGATATCGTGGGCGATGGGTTTGACGCGGCGATCCGCATTGCGGCCCTGCCGGATTCCTCGCTGATGGCAAAGCGGCTTTGCGGCATGCCGCTCTATCTCTTGGCGGCGCCCGCCTATCTGAAAGAGCATGGGCGGCCAAAACATCCCATGCATTTGAGCGAGCATAAGGCACTGACCTATTCCTATCAGCTGCGCCAAGGCGTGTGGCAGTTCAAGAAAAAGAACGGCGAAGTGGCAAGCGTACGCCCAAGCGGGCCGCTACGCGTCAATAATGGCGAGGCGATGCTGCCTTCGATCTTAGGCGGCATCGGCGTGGGGATTTTGCCGGAATTCATCGCCCGCGAAGCCATCGCCAAAAAAGAGGTCGAGATTTTGCTGCCTGAGTGGTCGTTGCCGGAAGGCGCGGTCTATTGGCTGACCCCGCCCGGAGGCCCCAAACCGCAACGCGTCACCGCGATGGGTGATTTTCTTGCCAAACAGCTCGGCAAGAAGCGGTAG